From the Microbacterium sp. W4I4 genome, one window contains:
- a CDS encoding glycerophosphodiester phosphodiesterase family protein produces MTTVLALLAGAGVATGAAHAAPADDHRASLQQKGFGLAVMAVAHLGDWRNAPENSIPAIEQAADLGAEIVEIDIRRTSDGHLVVMHDNDLSRTTNGTGTVSARTLSYVEGLWLREYRGGAAAELTNHRVPTFTQALAAAGNDVLINVDKAWAHREQIWAEATAAGMNDQVLFKSNGTASEVNDFLNAHPDALYCHVIDATNYTIVSSFARDLDCYEVVWADAAEPHVSPAFLADLQTRGRVWMNSLWKNLAGTHTDEGALRDVGGWGELVAMGASIIQTDEPAALRYWAEGGRASTYGLPEGGVRVQAENYALGGAGIAYLDNDATNQGADVHRPDEGVDVCESENALYVCWIRGGEWISYTVTVPVTDTYRITARVSSPHRPAGRISLDFGTFTAPAIDIMTTTGHKYFLTQEIHPGVSLTAGTHTFTMHVPTGTNQNFNLDYWQFEPV; encoded by the coding sequence GTGACCACGGTGCTCGCTCTCCTCGCAGGAGCAGGCGTCGCCACCGGCGCGGCACACGCGGCCCCCGCCGACGACCACCGCGCGTCGCTTCAGCAGAAGGGCTTCGGCCTCGCTGTGATGGCCGTCGCGCACCTCGGCGACTGGCGCAACGCCCCCGAGAACTCGATCCCGGCGATTGAGCAGGCGGCAGACCTCGGTGCAGAGATCGTCGAGATCGACATCCGGCGCACGAGCGACGGACACCTCGTAGTGATGCACGACAACGACCTCTCCCGCACCACCAATGGAACCGGCACTGTCAGCGCACGAACTCTCAGCTACGTCGAGGGCCTCTGGCTGCGTGAATATCGCGGCGGCGCGGCCGCGGAACTCACGAACCATCGGGTGCCGACCTTCACGCAAGCGCTCGCCGCGGCCGGAAACGACGTGCTCATCAACGTCGACAAGGCGTGGGCGCATCGCGAGCAGATCTGGGCGGAAGCCACTGCCGCGGGCATGAACGACCAGGTTCTCTTCAAGAGCAACGGCACGGCATCCGAGGTCAACGACTTCCTCAACGCCCACCCCGACGCGCTCTATTGCCACGTCATCGACGCGACCAACTACACCATCGTGTCGTCGTTCGCGCGTGACCTCGACTGCTACGAGGTCGTGTGGGCGGACGCGGCCGAGCCGCACGTCTCGCCGGCCTTCCTCGCCGACCTCCAGACCAGGGGCCGCGTTTGGATGAACTCGCTGTGGAAGAACCTCGCAGGCACCCACACCGACGAGGGCGCGCTGCGCGATGTCGGGGGATGGGGTGAGCTCGTCGCGATGGGGGCGTCGATCATCCAGACCGACGAACCTGCCGCGCTGCGGTACTGGGCCGAGGGCGGCCGCGCATCCACGTACGGACTTCCCGAGGGCGGCGTGCGTGTTCAGGCCGAGAACTACGCGCTCGGGGGAGCGGGCATCGCGTACCTCGACAATGACGCGACCAACCAGGGTGCGGACGTTCACCGCCCCGATGAGGGCGTGGATGTGTGCGAGAGCGAGAACGCCCTGTACGTGTGTTGGATTCGCGGCGGCGAATGGATCAGTTATACGGTGACGGTTCCCGTCACCGATACATATCGCATCACGGCACGAGTCTCGAGCCCGCACCGGCCCGCTGGTCGCATCTCGCTCGACTTCGGCACGTTTACGGCACCGGCGATCGACATCATGACGACGACCGGTCACAAATACTTCCTCACGCAGGAGATCCACCCGGGGGTGAGCCTCACCGCGGGCACCCACACGTTCACGATGCACGTGCCAACAGGAACCAACCAGAATTTCAACCTTGACTACTGGCAATTCGAACCCGTGTAA
- a CDS encoding bifunctional proline dehydrogenase/L-glutamate gamma-semialdehyde dehydrogenase, with protein MPEQQSNSPGTRLADAAVELAHRWVHEAASVPVDPAAERLTGVLHDPNGLPFTLGFVDGVMRPESLSAAASNLHRVAPLAPGFLPWYLRGAVRLGGGIAPTLPLPTVPIARRVLREMVGHLIVDARPEKLGAALQRIRRHDASGVAAVPRLNLNLLGEAVLGEAEAKRRLQGIHDLIRRDDVDYVSVKVSAIMSRISMWAFDDVVDAVVERLMPLYLTAASNRTFINLDMEEYKDLDLTIAVFTRILEDPRLKRCEAGIVLQTYLPDALPALRELTAWARDRVEHGGAPIKVRLVKGANLAMEKVDAVMHGWTQAPYGSKLDTDANYLRCLDEAFQPRNAAVVRIGVAGHNLFDIAYAWLLAGERDVRDAIEFEMLLGMAQGQVTAVSRMVGPVLLYVPVVHPHEFDVAISYLVRRLEENASTSNFLSAAFHLADDSSLFERERLRFVDSVRRAGDHSLLTGARRVQNRSAPLNESVRPQRQAPARDEDLTGVVLGIARGADADGDGDPFLQTAVYSRQELAGSASGAPGFSNVADSDPSLAANRDWAREVFARISQPEASVLGLATLKAGRIDDERMLSQTVTRVREAASAWGTRPASERSEVLLRAAAALAERRADLIEVAAIETGKVFAEADIEVSEAVDFARYYAATCRELDGVAGARFAPARVTVVTPPWNFPLAIPAGGVLAALAAGSGVLFKPAPQARRCAAVIAEALWQAGVPRDVLVLADVEEGALGQQLITHPDVDRVILTGSWDTAALFRSWRPDLPLLAETSGKNAIIVAPTADLDLAVADLVHSAFGHAGQKCSAASLAILVGPVGRSKRFARQLVDAVRSLRVAWPGDPQAEVGPVIEKPQGKLAWALSTLEDDEKWLVAPRSLDDSGRLWSPGIRVGVRPGSRTHLEEFFGPMLGIMHAPSITAAVELQNAVAYGLTAGLHTQDPDDLELWLEKVQAGNLYVNRGITGAIVQRQPFGGWKRSSVGPGAKAGGPNYLIGLGTWRSQPRGKASSTLHLRGLDARISGLIESAQSSLDFEAFEWLRQAALSDAVAWDREFGQVRDVSQLGVERNLFRYRPTPVVVRATADAGLQEVLRVVIAGIRSGAGMFVSVPDGVPAGVRAELSALHILVAVESDDQWIQRMLSREDPEEDGRIPARGRVRLIGGRESIATLHEALSEAVQGHPDLAVYAGEVTSAGRIELLPFLHEQAIAITAHRFGNPDSWSASVI; from the coding sequence ATGCCTGAGCAGCAGTCGAACTCGCCCGGGACGCGTCTCGCCGACGCGGCCGTCGAACTCGCCCATCGGTGGGTGCACGAGGCGGCCTCCGTCCCCGTGGATCCGGCCGCCGAGCGACTGACCGGCGTCCTCCACGACCCGAACGGGCTGCCCTTCACTCTTGGCTTCGTCGACGGCGTGATGCGTCCCGAGAGCCTGAGCGCGGCCGCATCCAATCTGCATCGGGTTGCGCCGCTCGCGCCCGGCTTCCTGCCCTGGTACCTGCGCGGTGCGGTGCGGCTCGGCGGCGGCATCGCGCCCACGCTTCCGCTGCCGACCGTCCCCATCGCCCGACGGGTCCTGCGTGAGATGGTCGGCCACCTCATCGTCGACGCGCGGCCCGAGAAGCTCGGTGCAGCGCTGCAGCGCATCCGACGCCACGACGCCTCCGGGGTCGCGGCCGTCCCGCGACTGAACCTGAACCTGCTGGGGGAGGCGGTGCTCGGCGAGGCCGAGGCGAAGCGCCGCCTGCAGGGCATCCATGACCTCATCCGCCGCGACGACGTCGACTACGTGTCGGTCAAGGTCTCGGCCATCATGAGTCGCATCTCGATGTGGGCCTTCGACGACGTGGTCGACGCGGTCGTCGAACGGCTGATGCCTCTGTACCTGACGGCCGCCTCGAACCGGACCTTCATCAATCTCGACATGGAGGAGTACAAGGACCTCGACCTGACGATCGCGGTGTTCACGCGGATCCTCGAGGACCCCCGGCTCAAGCGCTGCGAGGCCGGCATCGTGCTGCAGACCTACCTGCCGGATGCCCTGCCTGCCCTGCGTGAGCTGACCGCCTGGGCGCGCGACCGCGTGGAACACGGCGGAGCACCCATCAAGGTGCGCCTCGTCAAGGGTGCGAACCTCGCCATGGAGAAGGTGGATGCCGTGATGCACGGCTGGACCCAGGCTCCCTACGGCTCCAAGCTCGACACCGACGCGAACTACCTGCGGTGCCTGGATGAGGCCTTCCAGCCGCGCAACGCCGCAGTTGTGCGCATCGGCGTCGCCGGGCACAACCTCTTCGACATCGCATACGCCTGGCTGCTCGCGGGCGAGCGCGACGTGCGAGACGCGATCGAGTTCGAGATGCTGCTGGGCATGGCCCAGGGGCAGGTCACCGCCGTCTCGCGGATGGTCGGGCCGGTGCTGCTGTACGTGCCGGTCGTGCACCCGCACGAGTTCGATGTCGCGATCAGCTATCTCGTCCGCCGGCTGGAGGAGAACGCGTCCACCTCGAACTTTCTCTCCGCGGCGTTCCACCTGGCCGACGACTCCTCACTCTTCGAACGCGAGCGCCTGAGGTTCGTCGATTCCGTGCGCCGCGCCGGCGACCATTCGCTGCTGACCGGCGCCCGGCGCGTGCAGAACCGCTCCGCCCCGCTGAACGAGTCCGTGCGTCCGCAGCGTCAGGCCCCGGCGCGGGATGAGGACCTCACCGGTGTCGTGCTCGGCATCGCCAGGGGAGCGGATGCCGACGGCGACGGCGACCCTTTCCTGCAGACCGCCGTCTACTCTCGGCAGGAGTTGGCGGGTTCGGCATCCGGTGCGCCCGGCTTCAGCAACGTCGCCGACAGCGATCCCTCGCTCGCCGCGAACCGCGACTGGGCGCGCGAGGTGTTCGCGCGGATCTCGCAGCCGGAAGCATCCGTGCTCGGCCTCGCGACGCTGAAGGCCGGGAGGATCGACGACGAGCGGATGCTGTCGCAGACCGTCACCCGCGTCCGGGAGGCCGCATCGGCCTGGGGCACCCGGCCGGCGTCCGAGCGCAGCGAGGTGCTGCTGAGGGCGGCCGCCGCGCTCGCCGAACGCCGCGCGGATCTGATCGAGGTCGCCGCGATCGAGACCGGCAAGGTGTTCGCCGAGGCCGACATCGAGGTCAGTGAGGCGGTCGACTTCGCCAGGTACTACGCGGCCACCTGTCGCGAGCTCGACGGCGTCGCAGGCGCGCGGTTCGCGCCTGCGCGCGTGACCGTCGTCACACCGCCGTGGAACTTCCCGCTCGCGATCCCGGCAGGCGGCGTGCTGGCCGCGCTCGCCGCGGGCTCCGGCGTCCTCTTCAAACCCGCACCGCAGGCGCGACGCTGCGCGGCCGTCATCGCCGAGGCGCTCTGGCAGGCCGGTGTCCCCCGCGACGTGCTCGTGCTCGCCGACGTCGAGGAGGGCGCGCTGGGGCAGCAGCTCATCACGCATCCGGACGTCGACCGCGTGATCCTCACCGGCTCCTGGGACACGGCCGCGCTGTTCCGCTCCTGGCGGCCGGATCTGCCGCTGCTTGCCGAGACGAGTGGCAAGAACGCCATCATCGTCGCGCCCACCGCCGATCTCGATCTGGCCGTCGCCGACCTCGTGCACAGCGCGTTCGGGCATGCCGGGCAGAAGTGCTCCGCGGCATCTCTGGCGATCCTCGTCGGACCCGTCGGGCGCTCCAAGCGGTTCGCCCGCCAGCTGGTGGATGCCGTGCGGTCGCTGCGCGTGGCCTGGCCCGGCGACCCGCAGGCGGAGGTCGGTCCGGTCATCGAGAAGCCGCAGGGCAAGCTGGCCTGGGCGCTGAGCACGCTGGAAGACGACGAGAAGTGGCTGGTCGCGCCGCGGTCGCTGGACGACAGCGGACGGCTGTGGAGCCCCGGCATCCGCGTCGGCGTGCGACCCGGATCGCGCACCCATCTCGAGGAGTTCTTCGGTCCGATGCTGGGCATCATGCACGCACCGTCGATCACCGCGGCGGTCGAGCTGCAGAACGCGGTCGCCTACGGGCTGACCGCAGGGCTGCACACCCAGGACCCGGACGATCTGGAACTCTGGCTCGAGAAGGTGCAGGCCGGCAACCTGTACGTGAACCGCGGCATCACCGGGGCGATCGTGCAGCGTCAGCCTTTCGGCGGCTGGAAGCGCTCCTCGGTCGGGCCGGGCGCGAAGGCCGGCGGACCGAACTATCTGATCGGGCTGGGCACCTGGCGCTCGCAGCCGCGCGGAAAGGCGTCGAGCACCCTGCACCTGCGCGGGCTCGACGCGCGCATCTCCGGGTTGATCGAATCGGCGCAGTCGTCGCTGGACTTCGAGGCGTTCGAATGGCTGCGGCAGGCGGCGCTGTCGGATGCCGTGGCCTGGGACCGCGAGTTCGGGCAGGTTCGCGACGTCTCGCAGCTGGGTGTCGAGCGCAACCTGTTCCGGTATCGGCCGACACCCGTCGTCGTGCGGGCGACCGCGGATGCCGGGCTGCAGGAGGTGCTGCGAGTGGTGATCGCCGGCATCCGCTCCGGTGCGGGCATGTTCGTCTCGGTGCCCGACGGGGTTCCCGCCGGGGTGCGCGCAGAGCTGAGTGCATTGCATATCCTCGTCGCCGTCGAGAGCGACGACCAATGGATCCAGCGGATGCTGAGCCGCGAAGACCCGGAGGAGGACGGCAGGATTCCGGCACGCGGCCGCGTGCGCCTGATCGGCGGACGCGAATCGATCGCCACCCTGCACGAGGCGCTGTCGGAGGCCGTCCAAGGTCACCCGGATCTCGCCGTCTACGCGGGCGAGGTCACCTCGGCGGGTCGCATCGAGCTGCTGCCGTTCCTGCACGAGCAGGCCATCGCCATCACCGCCCACCGCTTCGGCAACCCCGATTCCTGGAGCGCCTCGGTCATTTGA
- a CDS encoding helix-turn-helix transcriptional regulator, translated as MVKPTRVTNSIRSHREAQGITQAELARRIGVTRQTLLAIEGEKYSPTLELAFQIAREFGVALDDVFQYPEA; from the coding sequence ATGGTCAAGCCCACCCGGGTGACCAACAGCATCCGCTCCCACCGTGAGGCGCAGGGCATCACGCAGGCCGAGCTCGCACGCCGCATCGGCGTCACACGGCAGACGCTGCTCGCCATCGAGGGGGAGAAGTACTCGCCGACCCTCGAACTCGCCTTTCAGATCGCCCGCGAATTCGGCGTCGCACTCGACGACGTCTTCCAGTACCCGGAGGCCTGA
- a CDS encoding NAD(P)-dependent alcohol dehydrogenase, whose translation MTITAQTMPAWVQAGYGPASATRLAERDVPAPGAGEVLLRVRATALNSGDIRLMRGEPGLVRLAFGLTRPRIPVRGMDVAATVIALGDGVTDAAVGDEVVVELPGGGGLAPFVVAPAERLVARPASVDPDRAACLPIAAGTAWQALELSGLREGGRVLILGASGGVGTFIVQLAAHRGAEVHATCGDRNRALVARLGATRVLARDQPVHELAEGSYDAVIDLASTARLRDLQRATRNGGTIVLVGGDGTRVLGPIGRMLRAVVLSIGSRRRIRPLAAVAKPDVLRELLTLVAAGSIDPVIQQTYPFGEAGAALAHVEAGHTVGKVVVRVAS comes from the coding sequence ATGACCATCACCGCCCAGACCATGCCCGCATGGGTGCAGGCCGGGTACGGCCCGGCATCCGCCACCCGTCTCGCCGAGCGCGACGTCCCGGCACCCGGGGCGGGCGAAGTGCTGCTGAGGGTGCGTGCCACGGCGCTGAACTCCGGCGACATCCGCCTGATGCGCGGCGAGCCGGGACTCGTGCGCCTCGCCTTCGGCCTGACCCGACCCCGCATTCCCGTCCGGGGCATGGACGTGGCGGCCACCGTCATCGCCCTCGGTGATGGGGTGACGGATGCCGCCGTCGGCGACGAGGTCGTCGTAGAGCTCCCCGGCGGGGGCGGCCTCGCACCATTCGTCGTCGCACCCGCCGAGCGTCTGGTCGCCAGGCCCGCCTCCGTCGACCCGGATCGCGCCGCGTGCCTGCCGATCGCCGCCGGTACGGCCTGGCAGGCATTGGAGCTCTCCGGCCTCCGTGAAGGCGGCAGGGTGCTGATCCTCGGAGCATCGGGCGGCGTCGGCACCTTCATCGTGCAGCTGGCCGCCCACCGCGGTGCAGAGGTGCACGCGACCTGCGGCGACCGCAACCGTGCGCTGGTCGCTCGGCTCGGCGCCACGCGCGTCCTGGCCCGCGACCAGCCCGTGCACGAGCTCGCCGAGGGCTCCTATGACGCGGTGATCGACCTCGCCAGCACCGCGCGACTGCGCGACCTGCAACGCGCGACTCGCAACGGCGGCACCATCGTGCTCGTCGGAGGCGACGGCACCCGGGTGCTCGGCCCGATCGGTCGGATGCTGCGCGCCGTCGTCCTCTCGATCGGCTCCCGCCGCCGCATCCGCCCGCTGGCCGCGGTCGCCAAGCCGGATGTACTGCGCGAACTGCTCACCCTCGTCGCCGCGGGATCGATCGACCCGGTGATCCAGCAGACGTACCCGTTCGGCGAGGCAGGCGCCGCTCTCGCGCACGTCGAAGCCGGGCACACCGTCGGCAAAGTCGTCGTGCGTGTGGCATCCTGA
- the ddaH gene encoding dimethylargininase, producing MSTPETAIAPTTTRVAHHRRYLMCKPSHFTVEYKINPWMEPATPTDTAKAVAQWQDLYDMYVKLGHEVELIEPLAGYPDMVYTANGGFTIDGRAYVPAFYYEQRQGESPAFAEWFRTHGFDTVMPKEINEGEGDFLLAGDIILAGTGFRSAGDSHREVHEVFDREVVTLTLVDPRFYHLDTALTVLDPVVEEGRTAGIAYLPGAFDEASRRILEERFPDAILVADEDGAVFGLNSSSDGYNVIISPRATGFEKQLRERGYNPIMVDLSELLLGGGGIKCCTLELRGA from the coding sequence ATGTCCACGCCTGAAACCGCGATCGCACCCACCACGACCCGGGTCGCCCACCACCGCCGCTACCTGATGTGCAAGCCGTCGCACTTCACGGTCGAGTACAAGATCAATCCGTGGATGGAGCCTGCCACGCCCACCGACACGGCCAAGGCCGTCGCCCAGTGGCAGGACCTCTACGACATGTACGTGAAGCTGGGCCACGAGGTCGAGCTGATCGAGCCGCTCGCCGGGTACCCCGACATGGTCTACACGGCCAACGGCGGCTTCACCATCGACGGGCGCGCGTATGTGCCCGCGTTCTACTACGAGCAGCGCCAGGGCGAGTCGCCCGCGTTCGCCGAATGGTTCCGCACCCACGGCTTCGACACCGTGATGCCGAAGGAGATCAACGAGGGCGAAGGCGACTTCCTGCTCGCCGGCGACATCATCCTCGCCGGCACCGGCTTCCGCTCCGCGGGTGACAGCCACCGCGAGGTGCACGAGGTGTTCGACCGCGAGGTCGTCACGCTCACCCTCGTCGACCCGCGCTTCTACCACCTCGACACCGCGCTGACAGTGCTGGACCCCGTGGTCGAGGAGGGCCGGACGGCCGGCATCGCCTACCTGCCCGGCGCCTTCGACGAGGCCTCGCGGAGGATCCTCGAGGAGCGGTTCCCCGACGCGATCCTCGTCGCCGACGAGGACGGCGCCGTCTTCGGCCTGAACTCGTCCAGCGACGGATACAACGTCATCATCTCCCCGCGCGCCACCGGATTCGAGAAGCAGCTGCGCGAGCGCGGCTACAACCCGATCATGGTCGACCTGTCCGAGCTGCTGCTCGGCGGCGGCGGCATCAAGTGCTGCACGCTGGAGCTCCGGGGCGCATGA
- a CDS encoding BCCT family transporter yields the protein MEDAPQKREPQVLRWVFWPAAAIVVAFAGFALLAPHIAEALFTGIQTTIVNAFNWYYVLIAAFFVAFCLFLGFSRFGDIKLGRDDEEPEFSLMSWFSLLFAAGMGIGLVFYGVSEPLSHFTSPRPGVSGTPEQLAQAALGQTYLHWGVHAWSIYVVIGLALAYAIHRRRRPVSIRWTLEPLLGKRVEGGWGHAIDVIALVGTLFGVATSLGLGVLQMSAGLHSAGIADPNETTQVVLILIISVFVLLSVLSGVTKGMKWLSNINLVLAGLLLIYLLAVGPTEFLLREFVQSLGYYIQNFVGLSFNVSAFQGADGEKWQATWTSFYWGWWISWAPFVGIFIARVSKGRTVREFVIGVILVPTLIGVLWFSVLGGSALAMELADPGALTAADGSVDLQGALFAMLNNVPGAAVVSVGAIVLLAIFFVTSADSGALVMGMIATGGKPNPQRWVRTFFVVITALLAIALLLSGGLTALQTAAITIALPFSIVMLLMCWSTVVAFTRERRAYAKAERAQFIDRIGEYYGLEVESHDATGVFGAQPRWMRRLQRQFGLVVAPTAPIRVTPSALSVESHGDASPSTLDVDALVVEDELAGLDDPDVHEQDAGPFLKD from the coding sequence ATGGAGGACGCCCCGCAGAAGCGTGAGCCGCAGGTCCTCAGATGGGTGTTCTGGCCCGCGGCAGCGATCGTCGTGGCGTTCGCCGGCTTCGCCCTGCTGGCACCGCACATCGCCGAAGCGCTCTTCACAGGCATCCAGACCACGATCGTGAACGCCTTCAACTGGTACTACGTGCTGATCGCGGCGTTCTTCGTCGCGTTCTGCCTGTTCCTCGGCTTCAGCCGGTTCGGCGACATCAAGCTCGGGCGCGACGACGAGGAACCCGAGTTCTCGCTGATGAGCTGGTTCTCGCTGCTGTTCGCAGCCGGCATGGGGATCGGGCTGGTCTTCTACGGCGTCAGCGAGCCGCTCTCGCACTTCACCTCACCGCGCCCGGGGGTGTCCGGCACCCCCGAGCAGCTCGCCCAGGCGGCGCTCGGTCAGACCTATCTGCACTGGGGCGTGCACGCCTGGTCGATCTACGTCGTGATCGGACTAGCCCTCGCCTACGCGATCCATCGCCGGCGCCGCCCGGTCTCGATCCGATGGACTCTCGAGCCGCTGCTTGGCAAGCGCGTGGAGGGCGGCTGGGGCCATGCGATCGATGTGATCGCCCTGGTGGGAACGCTGTTCGGCGTGGCCACCTCGCTGGGTCTGGGCGTGTTGCAGATGAGCGCCGGACTGCACTCCGCGGGGATCGCCGACCCGAACGAGACGACGCAGGTGGTGCTCATCCTCATCATCTCGGTGTTCGTGCTGCTTTCGGTGCTGTCGGGTGTGACCAAGGGCATGAAGTGGCTGTCGAACATCAACCTGGTGCTCGCCGGGCTGCTCCTGATCTACCTGCTCGCGGTGGGTCCCACGGAGTTCCTGCTGCGCGAGTTCGTGCAGTCACTGGGCTATTACATCCAGAACTTCGTCGGGCTCTCGTTCAACGTCAGCGCGTTCCAGGGCGCCGACGGCGAGAAATGGCAGGCCACGTGGACGTCGTTCTACTGGGGCTGGTGGATCTCGTGGGCGCCGTTCGTGGGCATCTTCATCGCCCGGGTGTCGAAGGGCCGCACGGTTCGCGAGTTCGTGATCGGCGTCATCCTCGTGCCGACGCTCATCGGCGTGCTGTGGTTCTCGGTGCTCGGCGGCTCGGCGCTGGCCATGGAGCTGGCCGATCCGGGCGCCCTCACCGCCGCCGACGGGTCGGTCGATCTGCAGGGTGCCCTGTTCGCGATGCTGAACAACGTGCCCGGCGCCGCGGTCGTGAGCGTGGGCGCCATCGTGCTGCTCGCCATCTTCTTCGTCACCTCCGCCGACTCCGGCGCGCTCGTGATGGGCATGATCGCCACCGGCGGCAAGCCGAATCCCCAGCGCTGGGTCCGCACCTTCTTCGTGGTGATCACGGCGCTCCTCGCGATCGCGTTGCTGCTGTCGGGCGGATTGACCGCGCTGCAGACCGCGGCGATCACGATCGCCCTGCCGTTCAGCATCGTGATGCTGCTGATGTGCTGGTCGACGGTCGTCGCCTTCACCCGTGAGCGGCGCGCGTACGCGAAGGCCGAACGGGCGCAGTTCATCGACCGGATCGGCGAATACTACGGCCTCGAGGTCGAATCGCATGACGCGACGGGGGTGTTCGGCGCGCAGCCGCGGTGGATGCGGCGACTTCAGCGCCAGTTCGGCCTGGTCGTGGCCCCGACGGCCCCGATCCGGGTGACCCCGTCGGCGCTGTCTGTCGAGAGCCACGGCGATGCGTCGCCGTCCACTCTCGACGTCGACGCCCTGGTGGTCGAGGACGAGCTCGCGGGCCTCGACGACCCCGATGTGCACGAACAGGATGCCGGGCCCTTCCTGAAGGACTGA
- a CDS encoding molybdopterin-dependent oxidoreductase, which translates to MIVSARHDRAVVATPLTAAFAGVAAAVVGAGAGELVGALLAPASSPFAVVGGALIDAAPAWAKDTAIAWFGTSDKVALIIGIGIVLLLAAAAAGICEARWPRSGVIGFVVIGAGVGILALTRPEAGMLSWLPSVAAGAVAAIAVRMLVSRAAPPETSAHAGAPSRRQFLVWAGGTAAVGVAMALAGSVARAGSTVVASVRDAIRLPRAAKPAPAVPAGAALDVPGLAPLITPNDEFYRIDTALLVPSVDPADWKLRIHGMVAQEVTLTWDELLALPLTESAVTLSCVSNPVGGDLVGNAVWLGYPIRELLAKAQPTADADMVLSTSIDGFTAGTPIEALTDDRDALLAIGMNGEPLPLAHGFPVRMVVPGLYGYVSATKWVTELEVTRFDNARAYWTDRGWSERGPIKLQSRIDVPRHGRDVEAGESVIAGVAWQPRTGISGVEVQVDDGPWQKAEIAAAISADTWVQWRMPWQAQPGQHQIRCRAIGGDASTQTDQYAAPAPNGASGWHTITTTVG; encoded by the coding sequence ATGATCGTTTCCGCCCGTCATGACCGGGCGGTCGTCGCGACACCGCTGACCGCTGCGTTCGCCGGAGTCGCCGCGGCCGTGGTCGGCGCGGGCGCCGGAGAACTCGTCGGCGCGCTGCTGGCCCCCGCTTCCAGCCCGTTCGCCGTCGTCGGCGGCGCCCTGATCGATGCGGCGCCCGCCTGGGCGAAGGACACCGCGATCGCCTGGTTCGGCACCTCCGACAAGGTGGCGCTGATCATCGGCATCGGCATCGTGCTGCTGCTGGCTGCGGCCGCCGCGGGCATCTGCGAGGCGCGCTGGCCGCGCTCCGGCGTGATCGGGTTCGTCGTCATCGGCGCAGGCGTCGGCATCCTCGCCCTCACCCGGCCGGAAGCCGGGATGCTGTCCTGGCTTCCATCGGTCGCCGCAGGTGCCGTGGCGGCGATCGCCGTGCGGATGCTGGTGAGCAGAGCCGCGCCGCCGGAAACCTCAGCCCACGCCGGGGCGCCGTCGCGCCGCCAGTTCCTCGTCTGGGCGGGCGGCACGGCCGCGGTGGGCGTGGCGATGGCTCTCGCCGGCTCGGTCGCGCGCGCCGGATCCACCGTCGTGGCATCCGTGCGCGACGCGATCCGCCTGCCGCGGGCCGCGAAGCCGGCTCCCGCCGTGCCGGCCGGTGCAGCGCTCGACGTCCCGGGACTCGCCCCGCTGATCACCCCGAACGACGAGTTCTACCGCATCGACACTGCCCTGCTCGTGCCCTCGGTGGATCCCGCGGACTGGAAGCTGCGCATCCATGGGATGGTCGCCCAGGAGGTGACCCTGACCTGGGACGAACTGCTCGCCCTGCCTCTGACCGAGAGCGCGGTGACGCTGTCGTGCGTGTCGAACCCGGTCGGCGGCGATCTCGTCGGCAACGCCGTCTGGCTGGGTTACCCGATCCGCGAGCTGCTCGCGAAGGCGCAGCCGACCGCGGACGCCGACATGGTGCTGTCCACCTCGATCGACGGCTTCACGGCGGGCACCCCGATCGAGGCGCTAACCGATGACCGCGACGCCCTGCTGGCGATCGGCATGAACGGCGAGCCCCTCCCCCTCGCCCACGGATTCCCGGTGCGGATGGTGGTGCCGGGGCTCTACGGGTACGTGTCGGCGACGAAGTGGGTCACCGAGCTGGAGGTCACCCGCTTCGACAATGCGCGCGCCTATTGGACCGACCGCGGCTGGTCGGAACGCGGACCGATCAAGCTGCAGTCGCGCATCGACGTGCCCCGCCATGGCCGGGATGTCGAAGCGGGCGAGTCGGTGATCGCCGGGGTGGCCTGGCAGCCGCGCACCGGCATCTCCGGCGTTGAGGTGCAGGTCGACGACGGCCCATGGCAGAAGGCGGAGATCGCCGCGGCGATCTCCGCCGACACCTGGGTGCAGTGGCGGATGCCGTGGCAGGCGCAGCCCGGGCAGCATCAGATCCGCTGCCGTGCGATCGGCGGGGACGCGTCCACGCAGACCGATCAGTACGCCGCGCCGGCTCCGAACGGCGCGAGCGGCTGGCACACGATCACGACGACGGTCGGCTGA